In the Marinobacter sp. Arc7-DN-1 genome, GACACCCGCTCCCTGCGCCAGACCACCATCCAGTCCCAGGACGAGCGGGATGAGGCGGTTCGGGCCAATCACGCCAAGAACCAGTTCCTGGCCAATGTCAGCCACGAACTGAGAACCCCCCTGCAATCGGTTCTGGGGTACGCCAACCTGCTGACGGACACGCCTCTGGATCAGGAACAGCGGGAGTATGTGCAAACGCTGCTGAGCGCCTCGGAGAGCCTTTCCGCCATCATCAACGACCTGCTGGACATTTCCAGCATGGAAGCCGGAAAACTGGTGCTGGATGACATTCCCTTTGATCTGCGGGAAACCCTGAACGATCTGGTGCATATGCTCGGCGCGCGGGCCCGGGAGAAAAGGCTGGCCCTGGAGCTGCGCATCGACGAGAACCTGCCCTGGGCTTTGAAGGGCGACCCGGTGCGGATTCGCCAGATCCTGCTTAACCTCACCTCCAACGCTATCAAGTTTACCGATTCCGGCCATGTGCTGATCAGCATTGAGATGCTGGGCCGCCGGGACGACCAGGCCCGGATTCGCTTGGCGGTGGAAGATACTGGCGTCGGCATCAATCCGGAAGACGTGCCTCTGGTTTATGAGCCTTATGTGCAGTTGGGCCAGCAGTTCCAGCGCCAGCTCCCCGGCGCCGGTCTGGGTCTGACCATTTGCCGGCAGCTGGTGAACCTGATGGACGGCTCGCTGGATCTGGAGAGCCGGCCCGGCGAAGGCTCCACGTTCTGGATAGAACTAACCCTGCCAGTTGCCCCGGAGAACGCCACCCGCGTTCGGCCGGATACCCGGATGGTGAGGAATCGCCGGATTCTGGTGGTGGACTCCTACGAGCTCTCCCGCAAGATCACCCTGGAAATGCTGTCGCGCCACGAGGTGCACATTGAGGCGGTGAAGTCTGCCGGTGAGGCACTGACGTCCCTGCGCACGGCGTTTGATGGCCTGCAGCCGTTCGACGCCATTATTCTGGACGGCTTTGTGCCGGATATGGACAGCGACCTGCTGTGCCGGCAGATCCGCAGCAACCCGCTGTGGGCGGATATGCGCCTGCTGATTCTCTCGTCCAACCCCCAGCGGGGCGATGCCGAGCATTTCCGCCAGGCAGGCGCGGATGCCTTCCTCAGCAAATCACTGCGGGAATCCTGCCTGACACCGATTCTGAACCAGTTGTTTGCGGATGCCGCCAGGCAGGACCGGCGCTTCCTGACCCGTTTCTCCCTGCAGGCGGTAACCGATACCGCCCGGCGGCGCGAGTTGCCCTGCGGCCGCATGAAGGTGCTTTTGGTGGAAGACAACCCGGTAAACCGCACGCTTACCCGCCGGCTTCTGGAGAAGCTGGGTTGTGATGTGATGACGGCCAACGACGGCGAGGCCGCCGCCAGCCTGTGGCAATGGCACCCGTTCGACCTGATCTTCATGGATTGTGTGATGCCCCGCGTGGACGGTTTTGAGGCTACGCGCAGGCTCCGGGAATGGGAACAGGGACATAATCGGGAACGGATTCCGGTGGTAGCCCTGACCGCCAGCGCCATGGAAGAAGATGAGGAACGCTGCCGCCGTTCCGGCATGGATTTGTTTGTTGCCAAGCCTGTCAATATTGAAATGCTACGGGCAGTACTGGAACAATACTGTAAAGCGTCCGCCGCCTCCTGAACCGGTGGCAAGGACATCCAGTAACGTTTCCAATACCTGAAGGCAGCCATGAACGTTGAATGCCCAACCTGTAAAAAATCCGTGGAATGGACGGAATCCAACCCCTGGCGCCCGTTCTGTTCGGAGCGCTGCAAGATGATCGATCTGGGGGCCTGGGCCAACGAGGAATACCGGGTACCGGCCGAGAACGTATCGCCAGAGGACCTGGACCAGGGCGGAGAAAACACCCGGCACTGAATTCCTGAATCCAAAAACAGAAACAAGAGGTTAACGGGGACTTACCGGCTTTTAAGTTGAGTGGCCTCAGGCGCCCCGTTACCATACCGCCAAATCAATGAATAACTTACCGAAGGTGCACACATGAAAGCGTCCCGGATTTCCCTGATGATTCTCTCCCTGGCTGCCGCGCCCGCGTTTGCAGGTGATGTTGACCTGAGCCTTACCAATGATTCGGTGAAAGGCCAGGTGAATTTCTTCGGCACCAACAACGATCTCCAGTTGGGCACCGGCTACACTTACCGAGAAGGCGGCCGCGACATTTTCAACGTGGATTTCCATGCTCAGGGTCGTACCGCCCTGGGTAACCTGCCCACCACCGCCGGTATCGGTATGCGTGGCATCTACTGGGACCAGAGCCGGGCTGACGGCGGTGCCATTGGGCTTGGCGGTTTTGCCACCGTCAACATTCCGAACGTGCCGGGCCTGTCTTTCACCGGTGGTTTGCATTACGCCCCCAGCATTCTCTCCTTCGGCGACTCCGACGACATGACCAGCCTGGAGCTGAGGGGCAGCTATCGGGTGATCCGCAATGCCGAAGTGTTTGCCGGTTACCGTTACCTGAACACCGAGCTTGATCGCCCGCTGCGCGGTGACGTGAACCTGGACGAAGGTGTCATGGCCGGCATGAAAATCTTCTTCTGATTCCAGCCTTTCTGTATCGGGCGCCTCCTCTCTCAACGGGAAACAGGCGCCCGTTTCATTGCTTTTTCGTGGCCCTTTCGTGCTTTTCCTCACGCTTTCCCGAGAATCCGACTGTTAGACTGTTTGCCTGTTAATTCTGCACGGATAGCCAGGCATGCGATTCACTTTCGGTTTACTGCTCTGCTGCACACTGCTGCTCACCGCCGGATGCGGGAGCGGTGAGAGTGCCATTGAAGGAGCGCGCAACCAGCCCAACGACTTCGCCGGCAACAAAAATCCGGTAACCGACTTCAGCTCTGGCAGTACCGGCGACTCCACCAACGCCGGCGGCCTGGAAACCGACGAAGTCCGGGTTACCATGGAAGTGCCGGATGGCGTAACCGGCACTGGCGAATCAACCCGCCGTAACCTGAGAATCGTGCAACCAGACAGGGTGAGTGTTTACTACACCAACCCGGCCCTGCAGGTCCTGGACGAGCCCGCGATTTCCACCCGTACCGACAGCGAAGGCTTCACGATCATCAAGTTCACGGAGGGATTGCCCCTGGGCCCGGACGTCATCATTGATGCGGTTTATGGTAACACCCGCATGCGGGCCCTCGCCGCCGATGCCGACCGGGATGTGAAGGTGAACCCCTTCTCCGAGTACCTGGTGCGAAACGCCCTGAGCAGCTACACCGCCGGGGAATTCCAGGCCATTCTGGACTGTGTGGCCGATGCCAACGGTGAGCTGTGCCTGAACAAGTATGTGTGGTCCACCCTGGCCGACCAGGTTCACGACTTTGAGATCGACATTCCCTCCGGGGCCGACCTTCAGGATGCCCTGGACTTACTCTCCGCGCGGGGCGATTTCGCCCGTTACGTGAGCGCCATGGCCGGCTACGCGTTGCTGGGTGCGTCGTCCTCGGGCAAGATAAGCGCCAGCTCGGCGGACTACAACTCTATCTTCCTGGGCATCGAGCTGGGCCAGACCTTTTTGGAGCCCTCCCTGGCCGGCTCTGGCCAGTGGGGTGTTCGCACGACTCAGGAGGAAGTGCTGGAAGACACAAGCGGCATTGGCTATGTCTACCCGGCCCTGACCCTAGCCAGCTTTGATGCCTTCAATATCCGGGTCACGTCCCTGGCCAGTGACATTCCCTATGATCGTGAAGCGCTGATTCATCAGAAGGGCAATAATTTCTTTGAGCGCGGTTCGGATAACTGGGAGCGCAACACGCACTCCTCATCCCCGGGCGCCGCCACCCTGCTGGAAGACACTCGCCTGCTGGCCGGCCGTGCCCTGTTCCAGAGCATTACCGGCCGCGGCAGCTCAAAGATCATGGGCTGGACCCGCAACCCTTACTACCTCAATGCCTTCACCAGCCTGCCTGTGGACGATACCACGGGGCCAGACCGGGTAATCAGCGGGTATTTCAGCGCAGGCAAGGCCATCGAGCTGGAGGCCGAAGGCGACCAGTTACGGCGGCTCGGCACCCTGGAAGACCAGTATCTGTCAGTGCTCGAGATCAACCTGCTGCGCAAGGAAGGTTTCGACGCCAGCTCACTCAATGGCCGGAATTACAACATGCTTTACCTGGCAACCCGCTTCAGCGAGGCGGCGGTACCGATGGCGATTGAAACCGGGCTCGGCCAGTGGCAGATCGACTCGGGCACCGTCAGCCAGTCCCAGACTTTCACGACCGTGCGCCGGGGCAATGCCGGCGGCGTGTCCACCAACGATACCGGCACGCGCACGGAATCCTGGACCCTTAGCAGCCGCACCTCAACGCTGAGCAAGGGCGAAGTGGACATTGGCCGGCTGAACCTGGACATAACCACCGCTTCAGGGGACTTCGAACAACCGGACATCGGCATCGGCGCCAGCACCCCTGATGGTACTCTGATGGCCTTCAACCTGGACGACAGCCCGCTAGGGGATGGATTGCTGATCGCCGCGGAGCAGACCGCCAACAGCGCACCTTCCGCCGGCCAGTTCCGGCTGCAGGGTGTTGCGCTGGGA is a window encoding:
- a CDS encoding response regulator; protein product: MPSKQLFERLGIRPLAARLLAYVLLFSLLLSLVATGVQLIGEFERRKADLLSNQTRAAELVSGSMSNNIWLMNFSEVANSLDDMKAVPAIQYARVVTTTGEEFSTGTYPDGRVISQTFPLVFDRSTIRSPENVGTLTVTSSIDQIYAELWNRALLNLLFQSIVVMLGTLGLLVIVRLTLSRHLESMADYAARLNLDALVDPLKLKRKALKTPDELSELEQALNKMRLQILEDTRSLRQTTIQSQDERDEAVRANHAKNQFLANVSHELRTPLQSVLGYANLLTDTPLDQEQREYVQTLLSASESLSAIINDLLDISSMEAGKLVLDDIPFDLRETLNDLVHMLGARAREKRLALELRIDENLPWALKGDPVRIRQILLNLTSNAIKFTDSGHVLISIEMLGRRDDQARIRLAVEDTGVGINPEDVPLVYEPYVQLGQQFQRQLPGAGLGLTICRQLVNLMDGSLDLESRPGEGSTFWIELTLPVAPENATRVRPDTRMVRNRRILVVDSYELSRKITLEMLSRHEVHIEAVKSAGEALTSLRTAFDGLQPFDAIILDGFVPDMDSDLLCRQIRSNPLWADMRLLILSSNPQRGDAEHFRQAGADAFLSKSLRESCLTPILNQLFADAARQDRRFLTRFSLQAVTDTARRRELPCGRMKVLLVEDNPVNRTLTRRLLEKLGCDVMTANDGEAAASLWQWHPFDLIFMDCVMPRVDGFEATRRLREWEQGHNRERIPVVALTASAMEEDEERCRRSGMDLFVAKPVNIEMLRAVLEQYCKASAAS
- the yacG gene encoding DNA gyrase inhibitor YacG, which codes for MNVECPTCKKSVEWTESNPWRPFCSERCKMIDLGAWANEEYRVPAENVSPEDLDQGGENTRH
- a CDS encoding YfaZ family outer membrane protein, with the protein product MKASRISLMILSLAAAPAFAGDVDLSLTNDSVKGQVNFFGTNNDLQLGTGYTYREGGRDIFNVDFHAQGRTALGNLPTTAGIGMRGIYWDQSRADGGAIGLGGFATVNIPNVPGLSFTGGLHYAPSILSFGDSDDMTSLELRGSYRVIRNAEVFAGYRYLNTELDRPLRGDVNLDEGVMAGMKIFF